Part of the Solanum pennellii chromosome 10, SPENNV200 genome is shown below.
TTTGGTTTCTGCCATCAACGGGCACTACAACAAATATTGACACCAATAAAGAGTGTCAAACtttttaccggcattagttaagtgtcattagaatcaatgtcgctagaggctttagggacatatacaaagagtgacaattgccgctaaaaatacatatttagcggcaattaagaattaaatgccgCGCTAATGACCATTGTATGCGTCTAAAGTTTCGTTCCTGAAAAACAGCAAacaggaaaggaaaaatagcaagcaaacaataatatttgaatttggatTTATGCGAAGGTTACAATCTTTATGAAATCTTTAATAAAAGATGTAATCCTCTGATTTTCTCTTCACGAATGATCTTGATTTGATGGAGATCACCAGCaactatgtatttttgtatgtatgtatttgtgTGTCTTTTGGTCAGAAGAAGACCTCTttatataggttaattttagggCTTTAGATGTATTTTGGTCTGAGCAATTTTTACCCCTCGGCCTGAAGAATATGAGTTGGGTTCATCATGTCAACTTAATGGAATGACCCAAGTGATTTTGGACTTAATTTAAGTCATACAATTTTAACTTagatattaattcaattttttcaaccagtaatttaacttgattaacgtataatgatttaaaatttaattcaaatttatcaataaaacttCACTGCCTACGGTCATTTTTATTATACTGAGGTTCTTTGAGCTAGAGTATAAACTATACATGCACTTGGTCATGTAAATTTCTCGGAAGTGTTTGACGGGTACCTCTTTCATTTGGTAGAGAGATAAAAACACTACTTCTACCTAATGAGTATTATCTTAGTTTTATAATACTTGTCAcatttttttagagttaaataataaaaattataattaatattttaaaatatattttttatcacattaatatgatgaaataaattataatatataatattttacatataattattaagtttttaaattttattttaaaataacgaATTAATCTAATAGAATATGGCCTCTTGGCTAAAAGGCCACTTTACAAAACTCAATTTGCTATTTAGACACAAGTTTGGTTTTATTGGCAAAGAGACACCATTTATGATGTCATCTTTGCAAGTTCAAAAGTTCATGACAACTCTTGCATCTAAGtcttaaataatacaaaaaggtccacacatttttttaatcaattaccAAGATAGCATGATAGAATGTATCACTGCATAAAAAAATGAGCTTTAGCGGCAATTGATTAgtgttaaatatatatatttttagcggcaattagcattttttgtatatgttcctaaagGCTTTAACGATATTgaatctaatgacacttaactaatgctgGTAAGATTTTAAGCACTCTTTATTGATATGTCTATTTATTGTTGCTaaaagttattgttattgtaaTGTATGCGTCCACTAACTATCAATGAATCAAGTTTTTTGACAGCATAAcaatatggaaaaaaaagaaagtaaatcaACACATATATTACGTGGAAATCCCTTACTCAAGGGAGGAGAAAATCACGACATGTCTACATAGGATTATCAACTCAACTCCATTTTATTCAAAACAGAGAACAAATTCAGATTACAAACTCCATTAATTTAGGAATTAAACTATTAATCCCTTCCCCCTCACTATAATACTTATGCTACTCTAAGCAATAACTCTATTGTCCACTAAACCAACTAATTGTATTTAGACTTCAAGAATCCAACAATGCTAACTTTAGTCAACTCAGATCtcaaagataaaagaagaaacAAGCAACTACTCTAGTACATTCACATATCGACTAACTCTAGTTGACACTCCTAAGCAACTCTACCCAAGAGAACATCAAATCAATGATGAAAAGAGGCTTACTATAACATAGATTATTAGACTAATTAACTCTAGTTAATCTGACTCAAACTAAAGACTTAGAAAAACCACCAATTTAGTATCCTTTATAACTTAGGAGTAGATTTACAATATAAAAGCACAAGACACAAAGCTTAAAATCCAACAAAAGATGTTGCAGCACTCCATCAATTCCCTCGTTGAGTATTTACAATATAAAAGCACAAGACACAAAGCTTAAAATCCAATAAAAAACGTTGCAGCACTCCATCAATTCCCTCGTTGAGTATGAACAgtgttcttccttgaagattgtttttacttttgaaTGCAAAAACTACTATGTGTGTTGAGAGGACATTTTATGGATTGGACATAAACTCTTGGCTTCAGGCTGAGAGACGAATACGGCAGAGGACACGCACTAACCACACTCAGATGTTGCAAAATTACAATTTTGAATAACTGTCTTTTTCATGTACAAACACTTTCAATCTTTCCTAGGATCTTGTACCTCAATAAATCCTGAAGTAACgttaaatcattaaaacttCAAAATAGTTCCCAAAAACATTAGCCTAAGTTTTTTTGCTTTTTGTGTTGTCTGTATAGTCCCTTTTCAAGTCTTGTCTTCACTTTGTTTGATTAAATGTAAGTCATTTTTTCGTTCTATCAACTAACCAAACATCGTATAGGTTACATAAaaagttaatatataaataatttatttcttattcaactatcaaataacttttaaaaattttagttcGTTTAAGTTTTAATGAACtgtgttttctttttgttaaatcTAAAGCTAAAGCCTAATATTCGAGGAGTACTATATATCACTCGAATGTATACATGTGCAACACGTATATCGAAAATCTAGTACAAAATAGGAAAAGAGAATAGAGAGAAAGGAAAGTATATTGAGTACAGAAGAAACATACCAAAAAAGATAGATATATATTATCAAAGATAGGATTAATGTAATACAATCCATCGATCGTGAAGTTTCGATACAAGACCACCAAAAGACACAAcgaaaaaagaacaaaaagacaACAAACACAACATATAACTAATGGATCCATAAGCAGGATTACACTCCATTCATCTTATTCTTATAAAATTCTCCTCAATTGGTCTGATGATCAACTTTACTGAACCCTGCATCGATGAATAAAAccaatattaacaaaaaaaaaacataaaataatactacataaatattaatgttCGTTTAGATtacacataaatatttttttacttacttaCGAACACACTTTGTAATTTACTACTCCTAAGTCCATTTTATGATAATGTGCTAGTACACATTATGTTGTAAATTGTACTCTATATTGTTATATGCATTCCTATTATCATAGGTCAATTATAAAACATTATtacaatgaaaatattataaattcataACATACGTGGAGCAGTCAGTGGAGGGGCTGATCTTGTAAGGAATGTTAACTTTACAAACACTAGGAATACCAGCAGCTTTGTTCAAATCAATTCCCTTTATAGCATTAGCAGCTGATTTCAAGCAAGTGCATGCGGTCTTTCGATCCGCGGTAGTCTTGGCTGAACCCAACAGACCCTTAACACCACCACAACAGCCTCCTAGAGGGCCGCGGCCTTGAAGATAAGGGAGGCAAGGAGCCAAGCCAGCGGTAACTTGACCACAAGTTAGTGCCTCTGCATGGGGTGCAACCACTACCATGCACAAAAGAACAAAGCATGCAATTTTGCTAACCATTTCCATATTGTTAATGATAATGAAAAATAGAGAGGATAATATTATAGTAAAGAGTATAGTATGGTGAAATGTGTTTTGGTTTGAGTGATTGGTGAAAAAGATAGTGAAATCTTTGGGGTTTTATAGAGGAAAAAATTGGACTAGATGGACAATAGAGTTAGGTGGATGTTGGGGTGAAATTTAATGCATTTTATTATGGAGGTGCCGCACATTAGGTTATAAAGTCATGAGGTCTAGTAGTATGGTCTATATATCGGAcattatttattgaaaaattatactttCTCTATTTCATAGAGAATAATCCAGGAcgtagtttaaaaaaataaagaagacttttaacCATTTGATTTTAGATTAAATTTATGTCAAATTTACAGAATTgccttttaatcttgtggcaTTAAACATGAAACGTGGGAAGTTGTTAAAATCAAAGAAagaagtcattcttttttaaacagattaaaaaagaaaaaggtcattttttttaaacaaggatgtagtttttttgttttaatttgctTGGTCTTTTTTTGATTTGggataaagttttaaaatgtatattaaaatttaagaaacttCTTAAATATGTTACctgaaaaattgaaatgaagtattgcttaaaaaaaaaaaggaagatcaTTCTTTTCGTTTTATTTGCTTCTTGTTAATTTAGACATAAATATGATTACAGTAAAACCAATATTAATCGTAAAAATGCAGCtttttatgtgttctttatctttttcacGTAAGGCAGTTGATTTACCTAATCATGTCTTCTCTATTCAAAAAATTGGAGTTGATTTCTAcattctaattaattttaatttacgTCAATATCTTAATTACTAATTCTAAGCTAATTACGTTATACATTTTATTATGTGTACCATCCCCTTTGAGCTGATTGATCCGTTTGTGTTGATTGCTAAATGGACTTGGCACTTCACATTTTGTATAtcactatatcaaaaataaatttttgcgacaattaattaataattgttgCTAAATATgtaacattttttatatatgtttctaAAGGTGTTAAcgatattaaatttaataacatttaattaatgttgataaagattttaatactctttattaatgtgtttatttattgtcattaaaaattatttttattgtagcCTATGTTTGTTGCACAAAACTGTTGATTGTTATGGAGCACCGATTCTGATTTGATTATGTATTATTATACTTACTTACATATTTTAATTGCTTTTAGTTAATTGCAcatctttgtaaaaataaattatatccaaatttaaatttatagatatcaagtaaaatgaaacgaataaataaattatggagATATCTTGTTCTTACACTTGCCAAAATCTCCTCGATTATGGCCTAAATTCATGTCGGTCCAATAATTGTGCATCTTTATTTATGTGGTAGGAATTAAGATTTGACCAAAACCAAACATATTAATTAGGCCAAACAAGAGGAAATTTCTTGAGGCACAGTCCTAGCTAAAGGCCTATAGTTTCTACATGCATCAGTTGAATATTTCTTTATGCATACGCTATACTTttgtgaaattttattattacgtttttttaattgtataaatttaaaatttatataattttatttttatatatataatttcataatttcatatttatcttAACTATTTGCATATAACTTAAAAAAGACAATTAATAAACTATTATATTTATAcgttgacaaaaaaaatttatacacataaataaattttaaaaatatttaaatatataatttgaatatacttatcatatttataATCTCACAAGCGAAATACACAAACTACAACttcataacaaagaaaacaataattgtaaaatatatttaccAAACCTGTAAATTTTCTCAAGTACACcaaattattgatttttgtttGTCATATTAGCCCCATTCATTTTCTCCTACAATGTCTAGGAGTGCGTGCCCATATCGACAAAACAGTCCCACGTGAATATCGATAAGCCATTTTGAAATTAGTCCAATAACCATATCTCTCTGTATCAATTGATCCACATTGTGTACATTCTCGAAAGGATGAATCCAGAGGAATTTAATAAACCAAATTTATTAAAGTTTTAGACATAAATTggtgatatatatatttatatatatttgacataatatataaatatatcatttaattttactttaaattatatttatactttttaattttagatgtgcataagtagacatttaaacttacataaagttgaacaaattgacacacatgtcctacatgacatCGCACATGTCATTTTATTATCCTACGTGGTATCCTACGTGTATCGTGTCACGTAAGACTCGTGTGTTTACCTGTTcaaatttatacaagtttaagtgtctgcTTGTATatacccaaagttgaagggcataaatgtgaaatGAGGCTAAGTTAAAAGACGCTTAAACTTGCATAAAGTTTAATTGTGTACTTGTGTCCTACCGTATAAGATTTGCCTAGACTCAATCCTGAGGTTTGCTCCGTCTTAATGCGATTTGTCTTAACTCAATTGAACTCTTGCCCACATCGACAAGGCTAACACATGAATGACTTTGATACCATTTGtaatagcacaactcgttaATGATATTGTCTGCTTTTGGCTTATGATGCACAACTTTAAAATGTGTCGCTAGTTGGTAAGACTTGTTTACTTATATACTCAATATCTCTGTTGTTATTTTTCAatcaatatgagacttcttatCTTAAGTTGGGACGTTAGAGATGAGCTAAATTTTTTGAACctgatttaaaaataaaacttttaatcACATCTCAAATAGATTCCGACTCGTGAGACTTTGAAGCAAGGCCTCTTTGTAGgccaactaaaaaaataatttagataattttttgggataattacataaatacacatctaattttcatcataatcttaaaaatattcCTACCATTACAAGAATTCCCTCTCACATACTCTATTCCTTCTCAAATACATCTCTCCAATTAAGTAATGTATCATTCGCAATCCATGAATTATGTACCCTAGATTTTTTGATATATCcgaaattgtataaatttaagaaatttttataattttaaaaagcataaaaacatgatataattaatttttaattctatggaatttatgtaatttttactatatgtatttttttaagaaaaatagaaaagtacAAATTACCATAGGATGAGCCCAAACTCAAAAATCTACTTAGCCCATCAAATTACAAAGTccaaaatgtttgaaatttgaacataaagttatgttgaaattaaaaaataagttaacaAATTCTATATTTTCCAACCCTAAAAGGAGTAGCAGCTCTATCTTCTCTTTCACTTTTTATCTCTTGTTATTAgaatagtttattttttggaCTTGAGATTTCGTTAATAATacaatatgatattatattggataTATCAATGTTTTGACATGTCTAGGTTAGaattaagatttaaaaaaatttagaaaaggAGAAATTATATGGTTAAGTAAACATATACTTCCTCTGTTCACTATTTgttgtcaaaatttttatttttagattcaaACTATGTAACTTGATTAACATTTTAGGatattatattttcatcatattgatatgtaaaataTTGCAATGTATAGTactttttgtatagtttttaaatattttatttttttgttttaaaaatcaaatttatataatctaatttaactttaaaaataagtcaaattgtCTTTCGAAAAgcataacatgacaaataaaagtggataGAGGGAGTACAGTAATTAGTAGCATAACTATAATTTTAGTTAGTTACCACTCACGATCAATATTTAGTGATAATTACGCGGATTGGGGtatcgagtttgtataattcgtatgtttgtataattcaaattttgtataatatatttgtattttgtataatataatttgtatattgtTTAAAGTTCAGATGTTTGTCTTTATATAATTTCGTTATTTCAAGTATACACAAAAGTTGATCAATTATACAAATGTACCCGTAAATTATATAAACTCACCTGTGAATTATATAAACGAGACAACTTAAACTATAGTTACAACTCGTAAATAGACAAACTACAGTTATgcaacataattaaatttattatagaggttatttatgaaaattcacctttaaaaatagagaaaattacgcggctaagcaaacttatactatttaattactcatcatagctatagtttgctataattatcactcgcgactaatattatacattaattacgtgggccgATTTCGAATtcgtataattagtcatgtttgtatatgtataattcgccaggatatgcaaatatatatgtataatatataattttttaacctatatacatatacaattcacctctctcccactctctgccctctctcctccctctctcgatctctctctcctctctcctctctcttccagtctcgcttgcctctctcctccctctcccagtctctcttgccatatatacaaatacatatgtataatatacaattatctaaccaatttacatatacaattcacctttctcctactcttttccccctctctctcgcctctctcctttctctcccagtcttgctcgcctctctcctccatataacatatatctacaaattgtaattatcaaactatagctacggagagtaattaattatttttaagtggctatatagccacttaaaaatagtatatatcGCCGGCCCGTACAGAGTTGTCAGACTAACTATCTAAAAGCCCATTAGTATAATGGGCCGAGTTCTCAGATCCAAAAGGAGTGTCTTTTGGGTAAAGATTTGTCCAAAAGTATTACTACCAAAAATTTGCACatgatcttaatttttttaataatataaatagtaaGTATTagtcttttgaaaaaattaaacaataagtAAGTTATAATTTTGTGCTAGTAATTAAACATTCTCTCAAATATCATGACTATTTTTCTTTTGCATTAGCAGTATAATCATCAACAATATAAGTCTATTCTTAGATTAGTTAATTGCACAAATTTATCATCAttatatacatttattatacttctatttcacctttaatatattaatgccacttaattaagaataaaaatatgatagatGTCAAATATTTTATcgaacataataaaaataataaatcaataactttTTGCCTCTTTTTCTTGTATGTTaggatttttttcaaaagaaaaaagatgaagatATTCGGcatggtaaaaaaataaatagaaccTTTTGTCTGAGAAAGAATTTTTTCAAACACGAGAAAAGATAATTTCCCTAGTGGATGATCagtctaattaagtttaatTTACTACCGTTCATATGATCAGCCTCAttataaaatcaacaaatatatatatatatatatatatatatatatatatatatatataNNNNNNNNNNNNNNNNNNNNNNNNNNNNNNNNNNNNNNNNNNNNNNNNNNNNNNNNNNNNNNNNNNNNNNNNNNNNNNNNNNNNNNNNNNNNNNNNNNNNNNNNNNNNNNNNNNNNNNNNNNNNNNNNNNNNNNNNNNNNNNNNNNNNNNNNNNNNNNNNNNNNNNNNNNNNNNNNNNNNNNNNNNNNNNNNNNNNNNNNNNNNNNNNNNNNNNNNNNNNNNNNNNNNNNNNNNNNNNNNNNNNNNNNNNNNNNNNNNNNNNNNNNNNNNNNNNNNNNNNNNNNNNNNNNNNNNNNNNNNNNNNNNNNNNNNNNNNNNNNNNNNNNNNNNNNNNNNNNNNNNNNNNNNNNNNNNNNNNNNNNNNNNNNNNNNNNNNNNNNNNNNNNNNNNNNNNNNNNNNNNNNNNNNNNNNNNNNNNNNNNNNNNNNNNNNNNNNNNNNNNNNNNNNNNNNNNNNNNNNNNNNNNNNNNNNNNNNNNNNNNNNNNNNNNNNNNNNNNNNNNNNNNNNNNNNNNNNNNNNNNNNNNNNatatatatatatatatatatatatatatatatatatatatatatatacgatattattttttaacgaaGTGAATTCATGTGAACCCACTTGACCTTGCGTGGGCTCGCCCCTGTGCGAAACCATAATACTATTAATTAAAGGCATCACAAAGGAAATTATGCAATCGTAGTTGATGCACTGATCACGTCTTCTATTCatcaatattttgttcaataGATATTCTAATAAGAAGCGTTATGGCCATGGGCcactaatttattaatattgaatTAAAGTAAGAATCTGATGCGTAAGAGTATAAATCATAGGTATcgttaatataaaaaatgtttataatATCGGGTCATTCAAATAATATCTGCATCTAAGTtctcatataaattgaaatttgtagttctgaaaagaaagaaattatctgctataacatataaaaatgatctaataatttttttgttattatattgtatatatatatatacatattcgAAGGGCTCTTTTTgggttgattattttttaaagttaaattagattattacattaaattgatattttaaacaaaaaagttttgatattcaaaaactacACGAGtagatttattatatttttttgtttataaatataatgaaaatgtaTTCCCtcagtttaaaaaagaatatcgctattttttttttagtttgtttcaaaaagaatgtcccctttccttttttggcaacactttaactttaactttccacgtgacatatttaagacaagattaaagggcgttttggtagatttgacataacttcaatttagaaccacaagatttgaaagtcttctttgttttcttaaactctgttccaaatcaaactagatcattctttttgaaacggagaaaatatatgttattcAAAGTTCTTATTGTTTgactttaaaaaagaaaacatgacAACGGGAGGAAAGTAGTAATACTTTTTCCTGTTTTACCACGCACAATTTATTTACAAAGTCAAAATTGACATGGTGTTATTCTACACGTTACCTGTATAATAGGGTTAATTTTAATCATCAATCTGCAATAATTGATAATACCAAGTAGTAACATCTCGTGCATGGATTAATATAGTGGaccagaaaaattaaaaattactaaCCATTTTAGAAATTGTCAAAAGTGTGGCTCATTCTTATGAGAATTGCTAAACCTAGAACCATTGTCaaaactgatttgttagaattagtttatattgatatttgtgaatttggtgaaattctaactcgtggaggtaatagatattttattacttttattgatgatttttctaagtttacatatgtttacttattgaaaaataaaaatgatacttttgaaaatttcaaaatttatctccatgaaattgaaaatcagtttggtagaaaaataaaagaattagaagtcatagaggccgtgaatatgagtgaaatgagtttaattcttttgttatatCATTGgaaataattcatgaaactcctcctccttactctccttcatctaatggagtagcagaaaTGAAAAAcagaactttggttgaattgactaatgtcatgcttattgagtcacatgcacctttgaatttttggggtgaaactattttaactgcttgttatgtgttgaatcgtgtgcctcataaaaagtaaaaattgacACCTTTTAAATTGTGGAAAGGCTACAAGCCAAGTTTGGAATATCTAAGAGTTTGAGGTTGTCTAGCCTTTATGAGACTAATGGAtccaagattacaaagttgggtaagaaagttagtacttgtgcttttcttggttatgcttcaaatagtacagcctatagattttttaatcttgaagataatattgtaatagaatctggtgatgctatttttcatgaaaatatatttccttttgatactaaaGATAGTGGGGGTCAAAGAATTGAACagaatattttgtcactacctagttcttctacttcaactttgaaaaataaagaagttggtgattttgagttaagaagaagtaaaagagctagagtagaaaaagattttggtcttgatttttatgtgtttaatgttgaaaatgaccctctaactttgaaagaagcattattttcacatgattctatttttttggaaagaggctgtaaatgatgaaatgaaatctctaatttctaataaaacttggaagttagttgatttaccaccgggttgtaaaacaattgATTGCAAATGGATCTTAAGGAAAAATTGAAACTggatggttctattgataaatacaaggctaggctagttgcaaaatGTATTAAACAACTGgaaggcctagaattttttgatactttttctccgataacaagaattacatccattagacttttagttgctatggctgcaatttttgatttgcaaattcatcaaatggatgtaaaaattgttttttctaaatggagacctaaatgaagaaatttatatggaccaacccgagtgttttgttgaagcaggtCAAcaaagcaaagtatgtaaacttactactatatggcttgaaacaggcaccaaagcaatgacatgaaaagtttgattcctgcatgattgaaaatggttttaaaacaaatgagtgtgataagtgcatatatcataagtctttgaataattcacatgtgatcatttggctatatgttgatgatttgttgatctttggctctaacatgaatgttattaatgaagctaaaaatgttcttagaagccattttgatatgaaagatcttggtgagacaaatttttttcttggaataaaaataacaagaacatgtgagggaattttccttgaccagtcacattatgttgagaaaattttgaaaaaatataattttcatgattgcaagcatgttgctactccttttgattcaagtgttcacttatttcctgttaaaagtgaaaatgatgtaataaatcaaaaggaatatgctagtataatcggaAGCTTGAGATATATGACTAATTGCACTAGGCCtaatattgcatatgcagtaggagtaTTTGACAGAtttacaagcaagccaggtaatgaacataagcatgctataacaagagttataagatatttaattggaacaaaaaattgtggtttgttctataaaaaatatcctgctgcacttgaaggcttttgtgatgcagattggaacactttgtcaggtgattcctgttctaccactggttatgtctttactttaggtggtggtgctgtttgttggagatcaaaaaagcaaactataattgctaactctaccatggaggctgaactaattgctttagcttcagctagtgagaaagcgaattggttaagagatttattgtttcaaattccttattttgaaaaatcaattcctcttatttgtattcattgtgatagcaccgctgcaattgATAGAGTTCAAAATCGTTATTACAACGACaaatccagacctataaggaggaaacacagtaatgtaagatcatatttgacaaatggtaccattaatgttgattatgtcaaatcttgtgataatcttgcagatcctcttactaaggccttaacaagagaaaaggtctggagcacatcgagggggatgggaGTGAAGCCTAtaaatccttgagtcatatatgaggaaacccaacctggggactagagatcctataaccaggttcaaagagaaaaactaatcatatgatgacttgttgtgaaaaatgcactatatttttattccctccctatgatgtgagtgcattgtttcctgtagtttgtgaaggttgagttgataaaactcttaatgaatatctgtagcccgtatgggtggagtgttaatcttacaggagcactctcgacagatttcatctatgtgatgtgtggaagtaggtcgcttcttatgagaatggggcttattctcaaattcactcatgaaaccgggatagcacatgtccataacgtgctggctgttaaagctcatgtcaacaccttaattattatgtgtgaacaataatattttatttctcttaagcaatcatagttcaagtctgagaccactacgactctggagtaaaagttactgtttcactaagtggaggttcaatgcagagcacaccttcattatgcatagtagtcttccttcaactgatatactctcttatctaaatattaaaatgagtgaaGGATtcttaggttattagcattttaatattaatatttaacatattaaattgctttactttggagttataagaat
Proteins encoded:
- the LOC107002239 gene encoding non-specific lipid-transfer protein 1; amino-acid sequence: MEMVSKIACFVLLCMVVVAPHAEALTCGQVTAGLAPCLPYLQGRGPLGGCCGGVKGLLGSAKTTADRKTACTCLKSAANAIKGIDLNKAAGIPSVCKVNIPYKISPSTDCSTVQ